One genomic window of Hemitrygon akajei chromosome 1, sHemAka1.3, whole genome shotgun sequence includes the following:
- the uqcrb gene encoding cytochrome b-c1 complex subunit 7, which translates to MAARAPVKASVGLLPKLRKWYYNAAGFNKLGLMRDDTLYEDDDVKEAVRRLPENLYNDRTFRIKRALDLSMKHQILPKEMWVKYEEDIRYLHPYLKEVISERQEKEEWNKK; encoded by the exons ATGGCGGCGCGGGCCCCAG TCAAAGCATCAGTTGGCTTGCTGCCGAAGTTGCGGAAATGGTACTATAATGCTGCAGGATTTAATAAGTTGG GTCTTATGCGAGATGACACTCTGTACGAAGATGATGATGTGAAGGAGGCTGTGAGAAGGTTGCCTGAGAACCTTTACAATGATAGAACGTTCCGCATAAAGCGAGCTTTGGACTTGAGCATGAAGCACCAGATCCTTCCCAAAGAGATGTGGGTCAAGTATGAAGAG GATATACGCTACCTTCATCCGTATCTTAAAGAAGTTATATCTGAAAGACAGGAGAAGGAAGAatggaataaaaaataa